The sequence CGCGCAATGGATATCCTTTTCCCTGGAATTGGAGAAATCGTTGGTGGCTCTGAAAGAGAAGAGCGTTATGATGTTTTGGTTGAGAAAATGGAAAAACTTGGAATTGATAAAGAAGAATTATACTGGTATTTAGACACCAGAAGATTTGGATCAGCAACTCACGCAGGTTTCGGTTTAGGATTTGAGCGTTTGGTATTGTTTGTTACAGGAATGACAAACATTAGAGACGTAATTCCTTTCCCAAGAACTCCTGGAAGTGCGGAATTTTAATAGAAAGTTATGAATTATAAATTATGAGTTAGGAGTTAAATCTTAACTCATAATCATTTAAGAGAAATATTTAACTGTTATAGGTTGCAAGTATATGGGTGTAAAAACTCATAACTCATAACTTATAACTCTTAACTCAAAATATGCTAAAGCAATTTTTAAATTTAAAATTATCCCAAAAATTATCTCCACAGCAAATACAGCTGATGAAGTTAATTCAATTGCCTACGCAAGCTTTTGAACAGCGTTTATTAGAAGAAATGAACGAAAATCCGGCTCTTGAAGCAGGAAAAGAAGACGATTACGAAGCTGATGAATACGCTAATGAAGACTACGACGATTATGATGATGCAGAATCTGACAGAATCGAAGCAGACGACATTAACATTGATGAATATTTAAGCGACGACGATACACCCGATTACAAAACTCAGGTAAATAATTACAGTGACGACGAAGAGCGCGAAACGCCTTTTGCGGCTCCGATAAGTTTCCATCAGGATTTGATCAATCAGTTGAATACTTTTATTTTGAACGATGAAGAGCGTGAGATCGCTGAATTCCTTGTTGGAAGTATTGATGACATGGGTTACATCCGCAGAAGCATTCCGGATATTGTAGACGACATGGCTTTTACTCAGGGAATTTATACTGATGAAGCGATGGTCGAAAAAATGTTGACCGTAATTCACGAACTTGAACCTTCGGGAGTTGGTGCACGTGATTTACAAGAATGTTTATTACTTCAATTAAAACACAAAACACCAACTGAATATGTTGATTTAGCCATTGACATTATCGAAAATCAGTTTGATGCTTTTACGAAAAAACATTACGATAAATTATTGCAAAAATACAGCATTTCGAACGAACAGCTTAAAAAAGCGATTCACGAAATTGAAAGACTGAATCCAAAACCTGGTGGTTCTTTTACAGGAAACAATAAAGTTACTGAAAATGTGGTTCCAGATTTCGCTATCAGAATTGTTGACGGAGAGTTAGAACTGACTTTAAACGGAAGAAATGCTCCTTCCCTGCACGTTTCTAAAGATTATCAGGAAATGATGCAGACGTACAAAGAATCTCGTGATAAATCGACTGCGCAAAAAGACGCCGTTCAGTTTATCAAACAAAAACTGGATTCTGCTAAATGGTTTATCGATGCGATTAGACAACGTCAGGAAACGCTTTTTGTAACCATGAATGCAATTATGCATTATCAGGAAGAATATTTCTTAGACGGTGACGAAACCAAACTAAAACCGATGATCTTAAAAGATATCGCTGATATGGTTGGTTTAGATATTTCGACGATTTCACGTGTGGCAAACAGTAAATATGTTGAAACGCCATATGGGACAAAACTAATCAAAGAATTTTTCTCTGAAGCGATGAAAAATGATCAAGGAGAAGATGTTTCAACTTTGGAAATCAAAAAAATTCTTCAAAATACAATTGAAGAAGAGGATAAAAGAAAACCGCTTCCAGACGATCAGCTAGCAGAAATCTTAAAAGAAAAAGGTTATCCAATCGCAAGAAGAACTATTGCAAAATATCGAGAACAGCTTGATATTCCGGTAGCGAGAATGAGAAAGAAGATTTAATTCTTTTTTAAACCATATAAGAAATATAAGTTCATTTAAAAAAACCGCCCCGACAAACGAAAATTTGTCGGGGCGGTTTTTTTTAAATATAAAACATTCTTTATTTAGACTGGACTGAAGTCCAGCCCTACAATATGAACCGAGCCGAAGGCTCTTCCTAAGTTCCGCAGGAACGAATTATTTTGTAGAGCTGGACTTCAGTCCAGTTTGGCTTAATGTTGGTATTTTGATTTCAAAAAACAAACCCGACAGTTTTTAAAAACCTGTCGGGTTTAATTTTAATATGTCTCGTCCTGAAAAAAGTTGACTATAATTAACTTAATTATGTCACTAACAAGAGAAGTATTTAAAAGAATTGTGCCTGATTGCACTTACAGTGAGGCATTCAAAAAACAGGTTGTAAAAGAATTTGAACTGGGATTATTTTGCAAGGCAGATCTTCGCCGTCGTTACCAAATCAGAAGTCATAGCTGTATCGACAGTTGGTTAAGAAAATATGGTAAATTTACATATCTGGAAAAACTAACACTGGGACGACCTATGAAAGATCCTCAATCTCAACGCATCAAAGAACTCGAAGCTCAATTAGCTAAGAAAGAGCAAGAATTATTGGTCTTTAAAAAGTTTATTGAAATAGCCGAACGCGAGCTAAAAATCGAGATTGTAAAAAAGTCTGGTTCCAAGCAGTCCAAGAAATAAATCGTATATACAGGGTTAGTCCTTGTGAAATATGTCGATTGTTTGGATACAGTAAACAAGCTTATTACAAACGAAAATCACATCTATTAAAGTCAATTCCCGACAAAGTACATCTCAAATCTTTGGTAATGTCGGTTCGTCAAAAGCTGCCAAAAACCGGTGGCAGAAAACTGCATTATATGCTGAAAGATGATTTAAAAAGACATCAAATAAAGATTGGCAGAGATAAATTGTTTGATTTTTTACGTGATGAATATTTATTAGTCCCTAAAGCTAGAAGATATTACAAGACAACAAATTCAAGACATTGGATGCGTAAATATCCAAATTTAATAAAAGAAATCAAGCTCAATGAGCCTGAGCAGGTTTGGGTTGCTGATATTACTTATCTAAGAACTAAAGAACAAACATATTACCTGCATTTGATAACAGATGCATACTCGAAGAAAATTGTAGGTTATAATTTATCGGATAATTTAATGGCTTCTTCTACATTAGAAGCTTTAAAGATGGCTGTCGGTAATAGGAAATACAGCAGAAATCTCATACATCATTCAGATAGAGGTCTTCAATATTGCAGCAAAGAGTACACGGAATATTTATCTCAAAGCAAGATTCTGATAAGTATGACACAAAACTATGATCCATATGAAAATGCAGTTGCAGAAAGAGTAAATGGTATTTTAAAAGAAGAATTTGGATTATCTGAAATCTTTGAAGATTTTGAAAATCTGAAAAAGCAAGCTCTAGAATCTATTTTATTTTATAATCAAATAAGAGTGCATTTATCAATAAATATGCTGACTCCAAATCAAGCACATTTACAAAATCAAATCAAACTCAAAAGATGGAAAAAAACAAATCGGAACAAAAATAATTCTGTTCCGATTTAATTAATTTTATATTACTAATCGAGTCAACCTTTTTCAGGACAACTCAATATCACTAAAACCTTAATTTATTTATATTGATCTGGCAGAATTTTCACATCAAATAAAAATGCTTTCTTTTTATCGCTGTAATGATAAATCAAAGTATAATCATTATCCCTAAAAACCTGAAGTCCAGAGTTTGCTTTGGCAGTACTTACAAGACTTTTTTCAATTTCACTTTGAATCACATCAACTTCAGCAGTTTGCTTTTCTACGTTTAACAAAGTCAAATTATATTGCACGAATTCTTTCTGAGGCAAATTCACACTGTCTAAACGAATTCCTTCCTGAATATTCAACGGACAGTTTTTATTGTATTTCTCAACTAATTCTTTTACTTCAGTCTTTACTTCGCTTACATTTTCAGAAAGGTAAAATTGAAAAAAGGCTGTCAAAGCTATCGCAATTCCGATTAAGATAAATAATAAAATATTCTGCTTTCTTCTACTTTTCTTTTCTTCCATCGTTTAGTAAAGTGTATTGCGTTTATTTATTTTCTTTTTCCTGAAGTTTTTTCATTGCATTAAAATACGCGGCACGGCTAAGTGGCTCATATTCCTCAGTTTCCCCTAACATGACCAGCTTGTCATTATCTGTTTTTCTGAAGCTATAATTTGCCAAATTTCCTGTTCTGGTGCAAACGGCGTGAACTTTTGTAACATATTCGGCAGTGGCCATAAGTCCCGGCATTGGCCCAAATGGATTTCCTTTAAAATCCATGTCCAATCCAGCCACAATTACACGAATTCCTTGATTTGCCAAGTCGTTGCAAACGGTAATAATTTCGTCATCAAAAAACTGCGCTTCATCAATACCAATTACGTCACAACCTTGAGCCAAAATCAAAATATTTGCCGCTGCCGGAACCGGTGTCGAACGAATTTCGTTAGCATCATGAGATACTACCATTTCGTCATGATAACGGGTATCAATAGCGGGTTTAAAAATTTCGACTCTTTGTTTAGCAAATTGCGCGCGTTTTAATCTACGGATTAAT comes from Flavobacterium sp. KACC 22761 and encodes:
- a CDS encoding thymidine kinase, with translation MFLENTVNHKEQFGWIEVICGSMFSGKTEELIRRLKRAQFAKQRVEIFKPAIDTRYHDEMVVSHDANEIRSTPVPAAANILILAQGCDVIGIDEAQFFDDEIITVCNDLANQGIRVIVAGLDMDFKGNPFGPMPGLMATAEYVTKVHAVCTRTGNLANYSFRKTDNDKLVMLGETEEYEPLSRAAYFNAMKKLQEKENK
- the rpoN gene encoding RNA polymerase factor sigma-54 is translated as MLKQFLNLKLSQKLSPQQIQLMKLIQLPTQAFEQRLLEEMNENPALEAGKEDDYEADEYANEDYDDYDDAESDRIEADDINIDEYLSDDDTPDYKTQVNNYSDDEERETPFAAPISFHQDLINQLNTFILNDEEREIAEFLVGSIDDMGYIRRSIPDIVDDMAFTQGIYTDEAMVEKMLTVIHELEPSGVGARDLQECLLLQLKHKTPTEYVDLAIDIIENQFDAFTKKHYDKLLQKYSISNEQLKKAIHEIERLNPKPGGSFTGNNKVTENVVPDFAIRIVDGELELTLNGRNAPSLHVSKDYQEMMQTYKESRDKSTAQKDAVQFIKQKLDSAKWFIDAIRQRQETLFVTMNAIMHYQEEYFLDGDETKLKPMILKDIADMVGLDISTISRVANSKYVETPYGTKLIKEFFSEAMKNDQGEDVSTLEIKKILQNTIEEEDKRKPLPDDQLAEILKEKGYPIARRTIAKYREQLDIPVARMRKKI
- a CDS encoding IS3 family transposase (programmed frameshift); protein product: MSLTREVFKRIVPDCTYSEAFKKQVVKEFELGLFCKADLRRRYQIRSHSCIDSWLRKYGKFTYLEKLTLGRPMKDPQSQRIKELEAQLAKKEQELLVFKKFIEIAERELKIEIGKKVWFQAVQEINRIYRVSPCEICRLFGYSKQAYYKRKSHLLKSIPDKVHLKSLVMSVRQKLPKTGGRKLHYMLKDDLKRHQIKIGRDKLFDFLRDEYLLVPKARRYYKTTNSRHWMRKYPNLIKEIKLNEPEQVWVADITYLRTKEQTYYLHLITDAYSKKIVGYNLSDNLMASSTLEALKMAVGNRKYSRNLIHHSDRGLQYCSKEYTEYLSQSKILISMTQNYDPYENAVAERVNGILKEEFGLSEIFEDFENLKKQALESILFYNQIRVHLSINMLTPNQAHLQNQIKLKRWKKTNRNKNNSVPI